CCGGTGAGATCTCCGGCCACGTACAAACCTGGAACACGCGTCGAGCCGTCGGGCAGGATTTCGGGCAGCTTCTCCACCGTGCCCGCCGGCCAGCGGGTGTGCAGCCACTCTGTGTAGCGGCCGATCAGACCCACGCTGCTACACCCCCAGTAGGAACCACGCATTGCCCATGCGAGGCGTGCGCCGCAGGTTCCCCGGTTTTCCCATCGTCAGGGTGACGGCGGCTTGGAGGGCAGCGGCCGCCCCTCGATCCGCTCGAGTTCCTGGCGGAGCCAGTCGGGAACGGGGATGGAACGCTTCGCCTCGTAGTCGTAGGTCACCTGCACCGTCTCGCCGGTGACGGCCAGTCGTCCGGACTCGCGCTCCCGCAGCTCGTACTCCATGCCGAAGGAGCGCCTCGACACCCAGTTCGTGCGCAGGAAGACGCGGATGACCTCGCCCACCCGCGCTTCGGCCCGGAAATCGAGACACGCATGGGCGAGCACGAAGGGGACTTGTTCGTAGTTCGTGCGAGCGGAGAAACGCCGCCAGTAGGCCTGCCGCCCCACCTCGAGATAGGTGAGGTAGACGGCGTTGTTCACGTGCCCCATGGCATCGGTGTCGCGGAAGCGCACCGAGATGTCTTCCCAGACGGAGAACCCCGAGCGGGAAGCCTCGGGGTCGGGGCGTGCGACCGAGCTCATGCAGCGGACCATAGCAGCCACGGGAGCGGAGCGGAACCGTGCAGCGGCTCCGGCGGCCCAGAAAGCGTTCCGCGGCGCCGGACCCCGCTGGACCGGTCGGGTATGATCCCCCGCGTTCGTCGCTGGGCCGGCGCCAACGCGCCAGGCGGCGCCGCTCGTTCCCGGAGGTTCGCGTGTCATCGGTCCAGGTCACCTCGGAGATCGGGCGCCTCCGTCGGGTGCTCGTGCACGAGCCCGGCCCCGAGGTGGATCACATGCTGCCGAGCATGATGGAGGAGCTCCTCTTCGACGACATCCTCTTCGGCGAGGCGGCGCGCAAGGAGCACCGGCGCTTCCGCCGCGTGCTGGAGGCGCTGGGTGTCGAGGTCCTGGACGCCCACGTGCTGCTCGCTGCTGCCTTCCGGCGCGAGGAAGCGCGCCACTGGGTCCTCGATCCGCTGCAAGAAGCCCTGGCGCCGGCGCTTCTCGAGCGGCTGCACGCCGCCTCCCCCGCCGAGCTCGCCCGGGCGCTCACCAGCGGAGTGCGCCGCGAGCTCGCCGGCAGCGGTAACGACGCCGATGATCTCTTCGAGATTCCCCCGGTGCCGAACGTCTGCTTCCAGCGCGATCCTCAGGTGGTGATCGGCCACGAGGTGCTCATCGCTGCCATGGCGACGCCGGCGCGGCAGCGCGAAGCGCTCCTCGCCGATGTCGTCTTCCGCTTCCATCCCGACCTCGCCGCGGTGCCGCGCTTGTACGAACCCACCACTTCCTCCTACGACCAGAGCCTTTCTCTTGGC
The DNA window shown above is from Candidatus Krumholzibacteriia bacterium and carries:
- a CDS encoding thioesterase family protein is translated as MSSVARPDPEASRSGFSVWEDISVRFRDTDAMGHVNNAVYLTYLEVGRQAYWRRFSARTNYEQVPFVLAHACLDFRAEARVGEVIRVFLRTNWVSRRSFGMEYELRERESGRLAVTGETVQVTYDYEAKRSIPVPDWLRQELERIEGRPLPSKPPSP